The segment TGAGTTCTGTCAGAACCTCAAGTACTGCCAGCGCGAGAACACAATCTCACAATGAATACATATCTGCCAATTCAAGAACATCAACTAGAACATCAACCAGTGCAAGAACCAGCTCAAGTGAATCCAGAGCAGGCACCAGACAAAATGCTGTAAATAATAGACCTGCACCAAGCAGCCAGTCATCTAGCTATCAGAGGGTCAGTAGATCATCATCTGCAACCAACCCTTCATCAAATAGCCGAGTAACCAACAGTAACTCGTCGAATGTCAGAACAAACAGCCCAACCAATAGTACATCTAATAATAGTTATAACAGAACGAACTCCAACAGTAGTGTGACTCCTAGGTCTAGCTCTTCGAGCAGCAGCACCCCAACAAGGAGATACCAAGGATCAAGTTCTTCGTCTTATTCTAGAAGTTCTGGTACATCTAGTGGATCGTCGTACACTCCTAGTAGGTCTACTGGCAACAGCAGTGGTTATTCTAGTGGATCAAGAAGTAGCTCAGGATCATCTAGCGGAAGATCGTCTTCTGGAAGTTCATCAGGAGGGTCAAGAGGTAGCTCATCGGGAAGTAGCTCATCGAGCAGAAGCAGAAGGTAATCTATCTCAACACAGTTTTAAATCCCGAATCATTTGAATATGAACAATCAACCCATGTCCAAAAGAAAAGTAGCAAGTCTTTTCGCAATAGTATTAATGATGACCATGAGTTCGGCAGTAGCACAGATCGAAGATGGAGCATTTGGTTATTACAATGACGCATTGTTGTTTAGCAGAACCTATTATGGCGGTACGGCTCGTATGCAGGGTATTGGTGGAGCTCAAGTTTCATTGGGAGGAGACATCAATTCTGCCTTTGCCAACCCTGCGGGACTGGGCTCGATTCGCAAGTCAGGGATCACAGTGACACCATCTTTGGATTTCAGTAACACAGAATCTAGTTATTTAGGCAGTCAAACGGATGAATTCAAAGCCAATTTCAACTTTGCCAATTTGGGGATCGTCTTCAGCATGCCTAACAAAGACGAGGAGAGTAAATTCAAAGGTGGGGCTTTTGCCATTACGCTGACCAGAAAAAATAATTTTCATAGCAACTTCACCTATGATGCTTACAATGAAGGAGAGATTGGGAAAACATCCATAGTAGATTCATATTTGGATAGAGCTTGGGGCACAGACCCTGATGACCTTAGCGGTGATTTATACGATGCATACAACCAGTATCTCATCAACCCATATTTAGAAACAGATGCCCAAACGGGGCAAGATTTTACTGCGTATGATAAATTCATAGGAGACTTTCCCAGACAAGTAGAAATCGTTCAGCAACGAGGAGCCCAATATGAGTGGGACTTTTCGGGAGGTGTCAATTACAACGATGTCTTTTATGTAGGAGGAGGCTTAGGGATTAGTACTATTAGATTCTACAGAGAAAGTACTTATACTGAGTCAGAATATATCTACAATGGCCAGCCAGATGATGCTATAGATTTGTATAGTACAAGGAATTCTTTGCGATTAAACGGCACAGGGGTGAGTGGTACTTTGGGAGTAGTGGCTCGTCCTTTGTCTATTTTGCGAATAGGTGCTGCCATCTCTACACCCACTTACTATGGAATGAGAGAGGAGTCCTCTGAAGATTTCCTTACTATTTATAATGATTTTGTGATTCAAGATGATAGTGGTGATGATATAACTTTAGGGCAATTTTATGATGAGTATTTTTCAACTTCTAGATATAATCTTTCTACTCCTTGGAAATTCTCGACAGGAGCCTCGATATTTCTTGGTAAAATGGGTTTCATATCTGCCGATGTTGATTTCTTAGATTACTCACAAGCTAAAATTTCTTCCAATGATTTTAGAACTGGCCTTGACAACAAAACCATAGAAAATTTTTATCAAAACACAGTCAATTTTAGACTCGGAGGAGAAATCAGACTGGATCAGTTTATGCTACGAGCTGGATATGGTTACGATGGTGATCCCTATGTGAGTAGCTCCATAGACAATAGCATCCAAAGGATTTCTGGAGGGCTTGGTTATAGAAATAATGACTTTTTTGTGGATTTGTCTGTCGTGCATACCCAATACTACACAGTAAGAAGTCCTTATACAATCTACAGTTTTGATGATCCAGAATTGGACATCAGTCCTACTGCTCGGATC is part of the Reichenbachiella agarivorans genome and harbors:
- a CDS encoding OmpP1/FadL family transporter; translation: MNNQPMSKRKVASLFAIVLMMTMSSAVAQIEDGAFGYYNDALLFSRTYYGGTARMQGIGGAQVSLGGDINSAFANPAGLGSIRKSGITVTPSLDFSNTESSYLGSQTDEFKANFNFANLGIVFSMPNKDEESKFKGGAFAITLTRKNNFHSNFTYDAYNEGEIGKTSIVDSYLDRAWGTDPDDLSGDLYDAYNQYLINPYLETDAQTGQDFTAYDKFIGDFPRQVEIVQQRGAQYEWDFSGGVNYNDVFYVGGGLGISTIRFYRESTYTESEYIYNGQPDDAIDLYSTRNSLRLNGTGVSGTLGVVARPLSILRIGAAISTPTYYGMREESSEDFLTIYNDFVIQDDSGDDITLGQFYDEYFSTSRYNLSTPWKFSTGASIFLGKMGFISADVDFLDYSQAKISSNDFRTGLDNKTIENFYQNTVNFRLGGEIRLDQFMLRAGYGYDGDPYVSSSIDNSIQRISGGLGYRNNDFFVDLSVVHTQYYTVRSPYTIYSFDDPELDISPTARINNKNLNVSVTFGFNF